The Paenibacillus thermoaerophilus DNA window ATCCGAATCACGGCAGTCGGGAAATGTGGGAAGCTTATGTGCGCGGCGAGCTGCCGGAATCCGAGCGGGATGCGCTGGAGCGCCATTTGGAAACATGCGGAGAATGTCTGGAGCGGTATGTGGAGGCCTTGGAAAGTTTGGAGCTTCCGCCGATGCCGCCGCAATGGCTGGACGGGCTGGCCGACCGGATCGTCGCGTCGATCGAGGCGATGCCCCGGGCCGGAGCCGGTCCGGCGGCGGAGCGGATGGAGGAAGCGGCCCGGCATTCCGGGGCGAAGGCGTCCGAGCCGACGCAAGCGCCATCGGCGCGGACCGCGCGTCCTGCCGCCGCCCGGAAAGCCCGGCGTCAGGAGCGACGCCGCCGCGGCTGGCTGGCCCATCCGGCCGCGCCTTACGCAATCGCGGCGGCCATCACGATGCTGCTGATCGGCAGCGGCGCGATGAACGGCCTGGCCGGCCGGTTGGCGGAACTGGACGCGGCGGTGGTCGCCTCGCCCCAACCGCCGGCCGGGCCTGGGGAGCCGGGCCAACCGGCCTCGGGCTACGGCGGCTCCTGGTCGCAAGGCCTGATGGACAAAACCGTATCCTGGCTGGCCGAACTCCAGACCACGCGATTCCGATAAACGAAAGGAGTGGATCATACCATGAAGCCAAAAAGTCCGATCGTCGCGTTTCTATTGTCTGTTATACCGGGGCTGGGCCACGCTTATTTGGGCCGGTTCGGCCGGTTTGTGCTGTACGGAGGCGGCTTCTTTATACCGATGGGCCTGCTTTTTTTGCTGGTGTTGTCCGGGAACACGCATGAGGACGAGATCGTTTTGCTGCTGCTGTTCGCGGCGGCTGCCGCCTGGGTGATCAATATCATCGACATGGTCCTGTCGTTGATTAGGGGACCGGCGCCGGGGCTCCGGCACGCGTACGACGGAACGCAGCCGCCCGAGGCTTACGCCTCCGCCGCGGAGGACTATCTGCGTCAACGCGAGCGGACGCATGCGATGCTTCTGTCGTTCATCCCCGGGCTCGGACATATGTCGCTCGGGCTGATGCAGCGCGGCCTGACGTTTTTGGCGGCGTATTTCGGGGTTGGGATCAGCGTCATTTTTATTACGGCGGTCAGCAATATCGGGGCGTTTCTCGTGTTCCTGCTGGTCTTGCCGGTCATCTGGATCTACTGCATGTTCGACGTGTCCGACAAGCTGCAGAGAAAACAGCGGGGGGAAACGCTTGCCGACCGGTCACTGTTCGAAGATCTG harbors:
- a CDS encoding zf-HC2 domain-containing protein, which gives rise to MTRADPNHGSREMWEAYVRGELPESERDALERHLETCGECLERYVEALESLELPPMPPQWLDGLADRIVASIEAMPRAGAGPAAERMEEAARHSGAKASEPTQAPSARTARPAAARKARRQERRRRGWLAHPAAPYAIAAAITMLLIGSGAMNGLAGRLAELDAAVVASPQPPAGPGEPGQPASGYGGSWSQGLMDKTVSWLAELQTTRFR